A region of Streptomyces sp. NBC_01750 DNA encodes the following proteins:
- a CDS encoding PTS sugar transporter subunit IIA: MTTVTSPLAGRAIGLAAVPDPVFSGAMVGPGTAIDPVREPSEAVAPVDGVIVSLHPHAFVVVDEQGHGVLTHLGIDTVQLNGQGFELLVNKGDTVQRGQSVVRWDPSAVEAAGKSAICPIVALEATADSLSDVREDGDVKAGDSLFGWQ; encoded by the coding sequence ATGACCACAGTGACGTCCCCTCTTGCTGGACGTGCCATCGGACTCGCGGCGGTGCCGGATCCGGTGTTCTCCGGTGCGATGGTCGGCCCCGGTACCGCTATTGACCCCGTGCGTGAGCCGTCGGAGGCCGTCGCCCCCGTTGACGGCGTCATTGTCTCCCTGCACCCGCACGCCTTCGTTGTCGTCGACGAGCAGGGTCACGGAGTGCTGACGCACCTCGGCATCGACACTGTTCAGCTCAACGGCCAGGGCTTCGAGCTGCTCGTCAACAAGGGCGACACCGTGCAGCGCGGACAGTCTGTGGTGCGCTGGGACCCGTCGGCCGTCGAGGCTGCCGGGAAGTCCGCCATCTGTCCGATCGTGGCGCTCGAGGCCACGGCCGACTCCCTCTCCGACGTCCGCGAGGACGGCGACGTAAAGGCCGGCGACTCCCTCTTCGGCTGGCAGTGA
- a CDS encoding DUF881 domain-containing protein, translating into MNSEENPKGEEPEAVAPPAEEQTGEQPGEQSGEQTGEQTGRQRLVAVLWPPRVTRAQLIVAVLLFVLGLGLAIQVRSNSDNSALRGARQEDLVRILDELDNRTQRLEDEKQRLEDQRTELESSSDQAEEARKQTLQKEQQLGILAGTVAAQGPGITLTIEDPSGTVESDMLLDTIQELRAAGAEAIQVNDTRVVADTYFTGTGGDIQVDGKRISAPYTFKVIGKPQDLEPALNIPGGVVQTLEKEQATATVARSEKIVVDALRPAKRPDYARSSSQ; encoded by the coding sequence ATGAACAGCGAAGAAAACCCGAAGGGCGAGGAGCCGGAGGCGGTGGCGCCCCCTGCCGAGGAGCAGACCGGTGAGCAGCCCGGCGAGCAGTCTGGTGAGCAGACCGGCGAGCAGACCGGCCGGCAGCGGCTCGTCGCGGTGTTGTGGCCGCCGCGGGTCACGCGCGCTCAACTCATCGTCGCCGTGCTGCTGTTCGTCCTCGGTCTTGGACTCGCCATCCAGGTCCGTTCGAACAGCGACAACAGTGCGCTGCGTGGCGCCCGCCAGGAAGACCTGGTGCGCATCCTGGACGAGCTCGACAATCGCACCCAGCGGCTCGAGGACGAGAAGCAGCGTCTGGAGGATCAGCGCACCGAGCTGGAGAGCAGCTCCGACCAGGCCGAGGAAGCGCGCAAGCAGACGCTGCAGAAGGAACAGCAGCTGGGCATCCTGGCCGGCACAGTCGCGGCGCAGGGACCGGGCATCACGCTGACCATCGAGGACCCGTCCGGCACCGTCGAGTCGGACATGCTGCTCGACACGATCCAGGAGCTGCGGGCCGCGGGTGCGGAGGCGATCCAGGTCAACGACACCAGGGTCGTGGCGGACACGTATTTCACCGGCACCGGCGGCGACATCCAGGTGGACGGCAAGCGGATCTCCGCGCCGTACACGTTCAAGGTCATCGGCAAGCCGCAGGATCTGGAGCCCGCCCTGAACATCCCGGGCGGTGTGGTGCAGACGCTGGAGAAGGAGCAGGCCACGGCCACGGTAGCGCGGTCGGAGAAGATCGTTGTGGATGCGTTGAGACCTGCGAAGCGGCCTGACTACGCTCGGTCGTCATCGCAGTGA
- a CDS encoding DUF881 domain-containing protein → MSQQPPVRSTGSPPPRPDASMSLLTNVMEHSLDDGYAEATARRAAEGGGLPRPLRAKLGLAAGLVLAALVVTVGAAQARISAPVVAKEREELIDRIDAETTAADELERSVDTLREQVGARQRKALKTGGGGQGELVALLSGATEVQGPGVKLVVDDAKDTEQGGDGPRESSGFNDTGRVRDRDMQRIVNGLWESGAEAVAINGQRLTALSAIRAAGDAILVDNKPLVPPYTVLAVGDGKKLSTAFQDSADGQYLHALQENFGIRTSISNQEKVRLPAAPSLIVRTAEPKTADAGKGTGQGTADTGKGTS, encoded by the coding sequence ATGTCGCAGCAGCCCCCCGTTCGGAGCACCGGCTCTCCACCTCCGCGTCCCGATGCGTCCATGTCGCTGCTGACGAACGTTATGGAGCACAGCCTCGACGACGGATACGCGGAGGCGACGGCCCGCCGGGCGGCGGAAGGCGGCGGGCTGCCCCGTCCGCTGCGTGCGAAGCTCGGTCTCGCCGCCGGCCTGGTACTCGCGGCCCTGGTCGTGACCGTCGGAGCCGCGCAGGCGCGGATATCCGCACCGGTCGTGGCGAAGGAGCGCGAGGAGCTCATCGACCGTATCGACGCGGAGACCACCGCGGCGGACGAGCTCGAGCGCAGTGTCGACACGCTCCGTGAGCAGGTGGGGGCCCGGCAGCGGAAGGCGCTCAAGACCGGGGGCGGGGGCCAGGGGGAACTCGTAGCGCTGCTCTCCGGTGCCACAGAGGTCCAGGGGCCGGGCGTGAAGCTCGTCGTCGACGACGCGAAGGACACCGAGCAGGGCGGCGACGGCCCGCGGGAGAGCAGCGGCTTCAACGACACGGGCCGGGTGCGGGACCGCGATATGCAGCGGATCGTCAACGGCCTGTGGGAGTCCGGCGCGGAGGCTGTCGCCATCAACGGTCAGCGGTTGACCGCCCTGTCTGCGATCCGTGCGGCGGGCGACGCCATACTGGTCGACAACAAACCGCTGGTGCCGCCGTACACGGTGCTTGCGGTGGGGGACGGGAAGAAGTTGAGCACCGCCTTCCAGGACAGTGCCGACGGGCAGTATCTGCACGCGTTGCAGGAGAACTTCGGTATCCGCACGAGCATTTCCAACCAGGAAAAGGTGCGTCTGCCGGCGGCGCCCAGCTTGATCGTACGTACAGCAGAGCCGAAGACCGCCGACGCCGGAAAGGGCACCGGGCAGGGTACGGCTGACACAGGGAAGGGCACATCGTGA
- a CDS encoding MFS transporter yields the protein MSLLHRRAALKDRIPGGRDGRRMLGITLVDKVGNGLWTATQALYFTYVTGLSITEVGLLIAVSAGIGIAGAPIAGRVADRLPITRVLIAAQLVRAAAGLALLTTDHFAVLLAIAAFGSLGDRGANVLTKLYAARIAGSERVRYQAVNRTVGNTGFAIGGLAAAAALGVGTTTAYQSLLIGNALTSVCAALLTLRCGEPPAPSRVVNGSARKTVAAKPANPWRDRTYLLYVASEAVLFLDDAVFMVGLPLWIVHATEAPHGLAPLLLVLNNVMVVALQIPLARFGATTRAARRLLGPLAAAFAAGTLALSVSAADSRWLAITALVLAAVALTLAEILHATISWELSVALAPDEAQGAYLGVHGVAASAQRSAGPLIVTGAIAAGPAGWALLGAGLVATCFAQSRLVRSKLPDPALSVPPVTVSHQ from the coding sequence GTGAGCCTGCTCCACCGCCGGGCCGCACTGAAAGACCGCATCCCAGGAGGCCGCGACGGCCGTCGCATGCTCGGAATCACCTTGGTCGACAAGGTGGGCAACGGCCTCTGGACCGCCACGCAGGCGCTCTACTTCACCTACGTCACGGGCCTGTCCATCACCGAGGTGGGCCTTCTCATCGCGGTGTCCGCCGGTATCGGCATCGCCGGCGCACCGATCGCAGGACGTGTCGCCGACCGGCTGCCCATCACCCGCGTCCTCATCGCCGCCCAGCTCGTGCGCGCCGCCGCGGGCCTGGCCCTGCTCACCACCGACCACTTCGCAGTGCTGCTGGCCATCGCGGCATTCGGCAGCCTCGGCGACCGCGGGGCCAATGTCCTCACCAAGCTCTACGCCGCCCGCATCGCCGGCTCCGAGCGCGTCCGCTACCAGGCCGTGAACCGCACCGTCGGCAACACCGGCTTCGCCATCGGCGGCCTCGCCGCCGCAGCCGCGCTCGGCGTCGGCACCACAACCGCGTACCAGTCACTCCTGATCGGCAACGCCCTCACCTCCGTGTGCGCCGCCCTCCTCACCCTGCGCTGCGGCGAGCCCCCCGCCCCGTCGCGCGTCGTCAACGGATCCGCGCGCAAGACCGTCGCCGCAAAGCCCGCCAACCCCTGGCGCGACCGTACGTATCTCCTCTACGTGGCCAGTGAAGCGGTGCTCTTCCTCGACGATGCCGTCTTCATGGTCGGGCTGCCGCTCTGGATCGTGCACGCCACCGAGGCCCCGCACGGCCTGGCACCGCTTCTGCTCGTCCTGAACAACGTGATGGTGGTGGCCCTCCAGATCCCCCTCGCCCGATTCGGCGCCACCACGCGGGCCGCCCGGCGTCTGCTCGGACCGCTCGCGGCCGCCTTCGCCGCCGGCACCCTCGCCCTGAGTGTGTCCGCGGCGGACAGCCGGTGGCTCGCGATCACCGCACTCGTCCTCGCCGCCGTCGCACTCACGCTGGCGGAAATCCTCCACGCCACCATCTCCTGGGAACTCTCCGTCGCTCTCGCCCCCGACGAGGCACAGGGCGCATACCTCGGAGTGCACGGCGTGGCCGCATCGGCCCAGCGCAGCGCCGGGCCGCTGATCGTCACCGGGGCCATCGCGGCGGGCCCCGCGGGCTGGGCACTGCTGGGTGCCGGACTTGTGGCCACCTGCTTCGCCCAGAGCCGCCTGGTACGGAGCAAGCTGCCCGACCCCGCGTTGTCAGTGCCGCCAGTTACGGTGAGTCACCAGTAG
- a CDS encoding CDP-alcohol phosphatidyltransferase family protein, translated as MEVQETRVQTDRVLTIPNILSMARLLGVPLFLWLILRPEFGGPKSDGWALLVLMLSGVTDYLDGKLARRWNQISTLGRLLDPAADRLYILSTLVGLTWREILPIWLTAALLARELMLLVMVGILRRHGYPPPQVNFLGKAATFNLMYAFPLLLLSDGNGWLASLAAIFGWAFAVWGTTLYWWAGILYVVQVRRLVKADAVAD; from the coding sequence GTGGAGGTCCAGGAGACCCGCGTTCAGACGGACCGGGTACTCACCATCCCCAACATCCTCAGCATGGCGCGTCTGCTTGGCGTGCCTCTCTTCCTGTGGCTGATTCTCCGCCCCGAGTTCGGGGGCCCCAAGAGCGATGGCTGGGCGTTGCTGGTGCTGATGCTCAGCGGTGTCACTGACTATCTCGACGGCAAGCTTGCCCGCCGATGGAACCAGATCAGCACCCTCGGTCGGCTTCTGGATCCGGCCGCCGACCGTCTCTACATCCTCTCCACCCTCGTCGGACTGACCTGGCGCGAGATCCTACCCATCTGGCTCACCGCGGCCCTATTGGCTCGGGAACTGATGCTGCTGGTGATGGTGGGTATCCTCCGCCGGCACGGTTATCCGCCGCCCCAGGTGAACTTCCTGGGCAAGGCAGCCACGTTCAACCTGATGTATGCCTTCCCGTTGCTGCTCCTCAGCGACGGCAACGGGTGGCTTGCGTCACTCGCTGCTATTTTCGGATGGGCGTTCGCGGTATGGGGTACAACACTGTATTGGTGGGCAGGGATCCTCTATGTGGTCCAGGTCCGCCGCCTCGTCAAGGCGGATGCAGTAGCCGATTGA
- the ptsP gene encoding phosphoenolpyruvate--protein phosphotransferase, producing the protein MQTTLRGVGVSHGVAIGEVRHMGTAVLEPPAKQIPAEDAEREQGRARKAVEAVAADLIARGNLAGGEAQAVLEAQAMMAQDPELMADVDRRIAVGSTAERAVYDALAAYRALLAGAGEYLAGRVADLDDVRNRIVARLLGVPMPGVPDSDEPYVLIARDLAPADTALLDPALVLGFVTEEGGPTSHSAILARALGVPAVVALPGACELAEGTLIAVDGSTGEIFVEPSDEKRAAMERAAAERKAALAATSGPGATSDGHKVPLLANVGGPADVPAAVEAGAEGVGLFRTEFLFLDDSKQAPSEEKQVEAYRKVLEAFPEGRVVVRVLDAGADKPLDFLTPADEPNPALGVRGLRSLLDHPEVLRTQLTALAKAAHGLPVYLEVMAPMVADRTDAKAFADACREAGLRAKFGAMVEIPSAALRARSILQEVEFLSLGTNDLAQYTFAADRQVGAVSRLQDPWQPALLDLVALSAEAAKSEGKSCGVCGEAASDPLLACVLTGLGVTSLSMGAASIPYVRATLAKYTLAQCERAAAAARAADTAEEARVAARAVLSGE; encoded by the coding sequence ATGCAGACAACGCTGCGAGGCGTCGGCGTGAGCCACGGTGTGGCGATCGGCGAGGTTCGGCACATGGGCACGGCGGTCCTGGAACCGCCGGCCAAGCAGATTCCGGCGGAGGACGCGGAGCGCGAGCAGGGGCGCGCGCGCAAGGCCGTGGAAGCCGTGGCCGCCGACCTGATTGCTCGGGGCAATCTGGCAGGTGGCGAGGCGCAGGCCGTGCTCGAGGCGCAGGCCATGATGGCGCAGGACCCGGAACTCATGGCCGACGTGGATCGGCGCATCGCCGTCGGCAGTACCGCTGAGCGTGCGGTGTACGACGCGCTCGCCGCGTACCGCGCGCTGCTGGCGGGTGCCGGTGAGTACCTGGCCGGACGGGTCGCGGACCTCGATGACGTACGGAACCGGATCGTCGCTCGGCTGCTCGGTGTGCCGATGCCGGGTGTGCCGGACAGCGACGAGCCTTACGTACTGATCGCGCGGGATCTCGCGCCGGCGGACACCGCGCTGCTCGACCCGGCGCTGGTGCTCGGGTTCGTCACCGAAGAGGGCGGTCCGACCAGTCACAGCGCGATCCTGGCGCGGGCGCTCGGAGTGCCCGCAGTGGTGGCGCTGCCGGGCGCCTGTGAGCTGGCCGAGGGCACGCTGATCGCGGTCGACGGCAGCACGGGCGAGATCTTCGTCGAGCCGAGCGACGAGAAGCGCGCGGCGATGGAGCGGGCCGCGGCGGAGCGGAAGGCGGCGCTCGCCGCGACCAGCGGACCGGGTGCGACGTCGGACGGCCACAAGGTGCCACTGCTGGCCAATGTCGGCGGTCCCGCCGATGTGCCCGCCGCGGTGGAGGCCGGTGCCGAGGGCGTCGGGCTGTTCCGTACGGAATTCCTCTTCCTGGACGACAGCAAGCAGGCGCCGTCCGAGGAGAAGCAGGTCGAGGCGTACCGCAAGGTGCTCGAGGCGTTCCCCGAGGGCCGGGTGGTCGTGCGGGTGCTGGACGCCGGTGCGGACAAGCCGCTCGACTTCCTGACTCCGGCCGACGAGCCGAACCCGGCGTTGGGCGTGCGCGGGCTGCGCAGTCTGCTGGACCACCCCGAGGTGCTGCGGACGCAACTGACGGCGCTGGCCAAGGCCGCCCACGGTCTGCCGGTGTACCTCGAGGTGATGGCACCGATGGTGGCCGACCGTACGGACGCCAAGGCGTTCGCGGACGCGTGCCGCGAGGCCGGACTGCGGGCGAAGTTCGGTGCGATGGTGGAGATTCCGTCCGCCGCGCTGCGGGCGCGTTCGATTCTGCAGGAGGTCGAATTCCTCTCGCTGGGGACCAATGACCTCGCGCAGTACACCTTCGCCGCCGACCGTCAGGTGGGTGCGGTGTCGCGGCTGCAGGATCCGTGGCAGCCGGCGCTGCTGGATCTGGTGGCGCTGTCGGCCGAGGCCGCGAAGTCCGAGGGCAAGAGCTGTGGTGTGTGTGGTGAGGCTGCATCCGATCCGCTGCTCGCCTGTGTGCTCACCGGTCTCGGTGTGACTTCGCTGTCCATGGGTGCGGCGTCGATTCCGTACGTGCGGGCGACGCTGGCGAAGTACACGCTCGCCCAGTGCGAGCGGGCTGCCGCCGCGGCGCGTGCCGCCGACACCGCCGAGGAGGCCCGGGTGGCCGCCCGGGCGGTGCTCTCCGGCGAGTAG
- a CDS encoding FHA domain-containing protein — MPHGRVYFGQGESPVKLFGKLFGKSAREDGGNARHRAPRHGQSEEQGAERPLFRDEVGGPGGDISGGQGASSVDPAGPGRIGFGEPSTSSTGGGFASDPYATNPHAGQPRQEDPSMSALVCTRCGHRNAEASRFCSNCGAPLRGGAPAERASETTSTISISGIEAYDAEVTGQTAVPSLSPEAQAAVDALPLGSALLVVRRGPNSGSRFLLDGELTTAGRHPQSDIFLDDVTVSRRHVEFRRGPDGRFGVADVGSLNGTYVNRERIDSVLLSNGDEVQIGKYRLVFYASQRGV; from the coding sequence CTGCCCCACGGGCGGGTCTATTTCGGTCAAGGGGAATCGCCCGTGAAGTTGTTTGGGAAGTTGTTCGGCAAGAGCGCACGCGAGGACGGCGGCAACGCCCGGCACCGCGCGCCACGCCACGGCCAGAGTGAGGAGCAGGGCGCGGAGCGGCCGCTCTTCCGGGATGAGGTGGGTGGTCCGGGTGGTGACATTTCGGGCGGTCAGGGCGCGTCATCTGTTGACCCTGCCGGTCCCGGCCGCATAGGTTTCGGGGAACCATCAACCTCAAGTACGGGTGGAGGGTTTGCCTCCGACCCGTATGCGACCAATCCCCACGCGGGGCAGCCGCGGCAGGAGGACCCGTCCATGTCGGCCTTGGTTTGTACGAGGTGTGGGCACCGCAATGCCGAGGCCAGCCGGTTCTGCTCCAACTGCGGTGCGCCGCTGCGGGGCGGAGCGCCGGCGGAGCGCGCCTCGGAGACGACCTCGACGATCTCCATCTCCGGCATCGAGGCCTACGACGCCGAGGTGACCGGACAGACCGCCGTTCCTTCGCTCTCGCCCGAGGCTCAGGCGGCCGTCGACGCGCTGCCGCTCGGCTCGGCGCTCCTCGTGGTGCGCCGCGGTCCGAACTCCGGCAGCCGCTTCCTGCTGGACGGTGAGCTGACCACGGCCGGCCGTCACCCGCAGAGCGACATCTTCCTCGACGACGTGACGGTCTCGCGGCGTCACGTGGAGTTCCGCAGAGGGCCGGACGGCCGTTTCGGCGTCGCCGACGTCGGCAGTCTGAACGGCACGTATGTCAACCGCGAGCGGATCGACTCGGTCCTCCTGTCGAACGGCGACGAAGTCCAGATCGGCAAGTACCGGCTGGTCTTCTACGCCAGCCAGCGGGGCGTGTGA
- a CDS encoding mannose-1-phosphate guanyltransferase, translating to MKAVVMAGGEGTRLRPMTSSMPKPLLPVVNRPIMEHVLRLLKRHGLNETVVTVQFLASLVKNYFGDGEELGMELTYANEEKPLGTAGSVKNAEEALKDDTFLVISGDALTDFDLTDLIAFHREKGGLVTVCLTRVPNPLEFGITIVDEGGKVERFLEKPTWGQVFSDTVNTGIYVMEPEVFDYVEADVSVDWSGDVFPQLMKEGKPIYGYVAEGYWEDVGTHESYVKAQADVLEGKVDVEIDGFEISPGVWVAEGAEVHPDAVLRGPLYIGDYAKVEADVEIREHTVVGSNVVVKSGAFLHRAVIHDNVYIGDHCNLRGCVIGKNTDIMRAARIEDGAVIGDECLVGEESIIQGNVRVYPFKTIEAGAFVNTSVIWESRGQAHLFGARGVTGILNVEITPELAVRLAGAYATTLKKGATVTTARDHSRGARALKRAMISALQTSAIDVRDLENVPLPVARQQTARGSAGGIMIRTSPGVPDSVDIMFIDERGADLSQGGQRKLDRVYARQEYRRAFPGEIGDLHFPSSVFDSYTGSLLRNVDTSGIAESGLKVVIDASNGSAGLVLPNLLGRLGVDALTINPGLDESRPTETADTRRSGMVRLGEIVASARAAFGVRFDPVGERLSLVDERGRIVEDDRALLVLLDLVAAERRSGRVALPVTTTRIAEQVAAYHGTQVEWTTTSPDDLTRVGREETTIFGGDGRGGFIVPEFSSVFDGFAAFVRLVGLVARTQLTLSQIDARIPRAHVLRRDLATPWAVKGLVMRRVVEAAGDRDVDTTDGVRIVEPDGRWVMVLPDPAEAVTHLWAEGPDDASAQALLDEWSAVLDSAGL from the coding sequence ATGAAGGCCGTCGTGATGGCCGGTGGCGAAGGAACTCGACTTCGCCCCATGACCTCGAGTATGCCCAAGCCGCTCCTGCCGGTGGTCAACCGGCCGATCATGGAGCATGTGCTGCGGTTGCTCAAGCGGCATGGGCTCAATGAGACCGTCGTAACCGTGCAGTTTCTCGCCTCGCTCGTCAAGAACTACTTCGGCGATGGTGAAGAGCTCGGGATGGAGCTCACCTATGCCAATGAGGAGAAGCCACTCGGCACTGCGGGGAGCGTGAAGAACGCCGAGGAGGCGCTGAAGGACGATACGTTCCTCGTTATCTCCGGTGATGCGCTGACCGACTTCGACCTCACCGATCTGATCGCCTTCCACAGGGAGAAGGGCGGACTGGTCACGGTCTGTCTGACCCGGGTGCCGAATCCACTGGAATTCGGTATCACCATCGTGGACGAAGGTGGAAAGGTCGAGCGATTCCTGGAGAAGCCGACCTGGGGACAGGTTTTCTCTGACACCGTCAATACCGGCATCTATGTCATGGAGCCCGAGGTATTCGACTATGTCGAGGCCGATGTTTCCGTGGACTGGTCCGGTGATGTGTTCCCGCAGCTCATGAAGGAAGGCAAGCCGATCTACGGCTATGTCGCCGAGGGCTACTGGGAGGACGTGGGGACGCACGAAAGCTACGTAAAGGCACAGGCGGATGTCCTCGAGGGCAAGGTCGATGTGGAGATCGACGGGTTCGAGATCTCGCCGGGTGTCTGGGTCGCGGAAGGGGCGGAAGTACACCCCGACGCCGTGCTCCGCGGTCCGCTGTACATCGGCGACTACGCCAAGGTCGAAGCCGATGTGGAGATCCGCGAGCACACGGTCGTCGGGTCCAACGTGGTCGTCAAGAGCGGCGCCTTTCTCCATAGGGCCGTGATCCACGACAACGTCTACATCGGTGATCATTGCAATCTCCGGGGCTGCGTGATCGGTAAGAACACCGACATCATGCGTGCCGCGCGCATCGAGGACGGCGCCGTGATCGGCGACGAGTGCCTCGTGGGCGAAGAATCGATCATCCAGGGCAATGTGCGGGTCTACCCGTTCAAGACGATCGAGGCAGGCGCCTTCGTCAATACCTCCGTCATCTGGGAGTCGCGGGGCCAGGCGCATCTCTTCGGAGCTCGCGGAGTCACCGGAATCCTCAATGTGGAGATCACGCCCGAGCTGGCGGTACGGCTGGCGGGTGCGTACGCCACCACCCTCAAGAAGGGGGCGACGGTCACCACGGCGCGTGACCACTCCCGGGGTGCCCGCGCGCTGAAGCGGGCCATGATCTCAGCGCTGCAGACCAGTGCCATCGATGTACGGGATCTGGAAAACGTGCCGCTGCCGGTCGCGCGACAGCAGACCGCGCGGGGAAGCGCCGGCGGCATCATGATCCGTACGTCGCCGGGTGTGCCGGACTCCGTGGACATCATGTTCATCGACGAGCGCGGAGCGGACCTCTCGCAGGGCGGGCAGCGAAAGCTGGACCGGGTGTACGCGCGCCAGGAGTACCGGCGTGCGTTCCCGGGCGAGATCGGGGATCTGCACTTCCCGTCCAGCGTCTTCGACTCGTACACCGGCTCACTGCTGCGCAATGTCGACACCTCGGGCATCGCCGAATCGGGGCTCAAAGTCGTCATCGACGCGTCCAACGGCAGTGCCGGACTTGTGCTGCCCAACCTGCTCGGACGGCTCGGTGTGGACGCCCTGACGATCAACCCGGGGCTCGACGAGTCGCGGCCCACCGAAACGGCGGACACCCGCCGCTCCGGGATGGTGCGGCTGGGCGAGATCGTGGCCTCCGCGCGGGCGGCCTTCGGTGTGCGCTTCGACCCCGTCGGCGAGCGGCTGTCCCTCGTTGACGAGCGGGGGCGGATCGTCGAGGACGATCGCGCACTGCTGGTGCTGCTCGACCTGGTCGCGGCCGAACGGCGCAGCGGGCGGGTGGCGCTGCCGGTGACGACCACCAGGATCGCCGAGCAGGTGGCGGCGTACCACGGCACTCAAGTGGAGTGGACGACCACATCGCCCGACGATCTGACGCGTGTGGGCCGGGAGGAAACCACCATCTTCGGCGGAGACGGCCGTGGTGGCTTCATCGTTCCGGAGTTCAGCAGTGTCTTCGACGGCTTCGCGGCCTTTGTCCGGCTGGTCGGCCTGGTGGCTCGTACGCAGCTCACGCTGAGCCAGATCGACGCCCGGATTCCGCGGGCGCATGTGCTGCGGCGTGATCTGGCGACGCCGTGGGCGGTCAAGGGTCTCGTGATGCGACGTGTCGTCGAGGCGGCCGGCGACCGGGATGTCGATACGACCGACGGTGTGCGGATCGTCGAGCCCGACGGCCGCTGGGTCATGGTGCTTCCCGACCCCGCGGAGGCCGTCACTCATCTGTGGGCCGAGGGTCCGGACGACGCCTCGGCGCAGGCGCTGCTCGACGAGTGGTCCGCCGTCCTGGACAGCGCAGGTCTCTAG
- a CDS encoding small basic family protein, with product MIAVLGLVVGVVVGLLVRPEVPAVVEPYLPIAVVAALDAVFGGLRAMLDGIFVDKVFVVSFLSNVVVAALIVFLGDKLGVGAQLSTGVVVVLGIRIFSNAAAIRRHVFRA from the coding sequence GTGATCGCCGTACTGGGCCTCGTCGTGGGAGTCGTGGTCGGACTGTTGGTCCGACCCGAAGTACCGGCGGTGGTCGAGCCCTATCTGCCGATCGCCGTCGTCGCGGCTCTCGACGCGGTATTCGGTGGCCTGCGGGCCATGCTCGACGGCATCTTCGTCGACAAGGTCTTCGTTGTCTCCTTCTTGTCGAATGTGGTGGTGGCCGCGCTGATCGTGTTCCTGGGCGACAAGTTGGGCGTCGGTGCCCAGCTGTCCACGGGCGTGGTGGTCGTGCTCGGTATCCGGATCTTCTCCAACGCTGCCGCGATCCGCCGGCATGTGTTCCGGGCGTGA